One genomic window of Halovivax cerinus includes the following:
- a CDS encoding replication factor C large subunit gives MTDWTEKYRPDTLSAVRGNDTARDELREWAESWDDHRKAVIVHGSPGVGKTSAAHALANDMDWPVMELNASDHRGKDIIERVAGEASKSGTLTGGTSGRRLLILDEADNFHGNADYGGSRAVTDVVKSANQPMVLVANEFYDMGNALRNACETIEFRDVSTRSIVPVLRDICRKEGIEFEEDALRAIAENTSGDLRSAVNDLQAVAEESDRLTEDDVVTGQRDRTEGIFDFLDDLIKETDAEGALKASYDVDETPDDLINWIEDNVPKDYAGTELADAYGYLSNADRWLGRVRATQNYSYWRYATDNMTAGVAASRREPKGGWTRYGPPSYWSKLGRTRSSRDTRDAIAGRIAEREGVSIATARNDVLPYLAEMTHHCRNRELTVEMAAAYELDEADVSFVTGSGKDTNKVGSIVEDAENRREEAAVEHSGDAFLDAVRSDDETIDDSQDDDRSEPSNQRTLVGSNGSGDDVDSADSPEGVDDASGDPDGSSGDGASGDDESGDDGQSGLGDFV, from the coding sequence ATGACCGACTGGACCGAGAAGTACCGACCCGACACGCTGTCGGCGGTGCGCGGAAACGACACGGCCCGGGACGAACTCCGCGAGTGGGCCGAGAGCTGGGACGACCACCGGAAAGCGGTGATCGTCCACGGCAGTCCAGGCGTCGGCAAGACCTCCGCCGCTCACGCGCTCGCGAACGACATGGACTGGCCGGTGATGGAACTCAACGCGAGCGACCACCGAGGGAAAGACATCATCGAGCGCGTGGCGGGCGAGGCCTCGAAGTCGGGAACGCTGACGGGCGGGACCAGCGGTCGCCGGCTATTGATCCTGGACGAGGCCGACAACTTCCACGGCAACGCCGATTACGGGGGATCGCGTGCCGTCACGGACGTCGTCAAGTCGGCGAACCAGCCGATGGTGCTGGTGGCAAACGAGTTCTACGACATGGGTAACGCGCTTCGCAACGCCTGCGAGACCATCGAGTTTCGAGACGTCTCCACCCGGTCGATCGTGCCCGTCCTGCGCGACATCTGCCGGAAGGAGGGGATCGAGTTCGAGGAGGACGCCCTCCGCGCGATCGCAGAGAACACGAGCGGCGACCTCCGATCGGCCGTCAACGATCTCCAGGCGGTCGCCGAGGAGAGTGACCGGCTCACCGAAGACGACGTCGTCACCGGCCAGCGCGACCGGACCGAGGGGATCTTCGACTTCCTCGACGATCTCATCAAGGAGACGGACGCCGAAGGGGCCCTGAAAGCATCCTACGACGTCGACGAGACGCCGGACGACCTGATCAACTGGATCGAGGACAACGTGCCGAAGGACTACGCGGGGACCGAACTCGCAGACGCCTACGGGTACCTCTCGAACGCGGACCGGTGGCTGGGTCGTGTCCGCGCGACGCAGAACTACAGCTACTGGCGCTACGCGACGGACAACATGACCGCCGGGGTCGCCGCCTCCCGGCGCGAGCCGAAGGGCGGCTGGACGCGCTACGGGCCGCCGAGTTACTGGTCGAAACTCGGACGGACTCGCAGCAGCCGGGACACGCGCGACGCGATCGCCGGCCGCATCGCCGAGCGCGAGGGAGTCAGCATCGCGACCGCCCGCAACGACGTCCTGCCCTACCTCGCCGAAATGACGCATCACTGTCGGAATCGAGAGCTCACCGTCGAGATGGCGGCGGCCTACGAACTCGACGAGGCCGACGTCTCGTTCGTCACAGGAAGTGGGAAAGACACCAACAAGGTCGGTTCCATCGTCGAGGACGCCGAGAACCGCCGCGAGGAAGCGGCGGTCGAACACTCCGGCGACGCCTTCCTAGACGCCGTCAGGTCCGACGACGAGACGATCGACGATTCCCAGGACGACGATCGGTCGGAGCCGTCGAATCAACGAACACTGGTGGGATCGAACGGGTCGGGCGACGACGTCGATTCGGCGGATTCCCCCGAGGGCGTGGACGACGCATCCGGAGACCCCGACGGATCCAGCGGCGACGGGGCGTCCGGCGACGACGAATCGGGGGACGACGGACAGTCCGGGCTCGGTGACTTCGTCTAG
- a CDS encoding competence/damage-inducible protein A has protein sequence MEVAILTVGDELLAGETTNTNASWLAAEITGRGASVRRICTVPDDRRVIADAVADFHGRYDAVVVTGGLGDTPDDVTMVAVADALDREFVVNERARERLVEKIDQLRTDRPELFEEHDLELDPASSARLPDGARPLVTDAGWAPGCVVASIYVFAGIPEEMRAAFDRVADDFGGDAVSRTVYTPVPEGALTGLLADADDRFDVTVASHPRPGADPGRVKVAGTDPETVDEAMAWLEDRLETVDPPDEAR, from the coding sequence ATGGAGGTCGCGATCCTGACCGTCGGCGACGAACTGCTCGCTGGCGAGACGACGAACACCAACGCCTCGTGGCTCGCCGCCGAGATTACGGGACGCGGCGCTTCGGTTCGCCGAATCTGCACCGTTCCGGACGATCGACGCGTCATCGCAGACGCGGTTGCGGACTTTCATGGGCGGTACGACGCCGTGGTCGTCACCGGTGGGCTGGGCGACACTCCCGACGACGTGACGATGGTCGCCGTCGCGGACGCGCTGGATCGCGAGTTCGTCGTGAACGAGCGGGCCCGCGAGCGGCTGGTCGAGAAGATCGACCAACTCCGGACCGATCGGCCCGAGCTCTTCGAGGAGCACGACCTCGAACTGGACCCGGCGTCCAGTGCCCGTCTTCCGGACGGAGCGCGCCCGTTGGTGACGGACGCGGGCTGGGCGCCGGGCTGCGTGGTGGCGTCAATCTACGTGTTCGCCGGGATTCCTGAGGAGATGCGCGCGGCGTTCGACCGCGTGGCCGACGACTTCGGCGGCGACGCCGTCAGCCGAACGGTCTACACGCCCGTCCCCGAGGGCGCGCTTACGGGCCTGCTCGCGGACGCCGACGATCGATTCGACGTGACCGTCGCGAGTCACCCGCGGCCGGGAGCCGATCCGGGCCGGGTCAAGGTCGCCGGAACCGACCCCGAGACGGTCGACGAGGCGATGGCCTGGCTCGAAGACCGGCTGGAGACTGTCGATCCGCCGGACGAAGCACGATAG
- a CDS encoding GNAT family N-acetyltransferase: MTVDVRPYDPETDREALWEFKRAFELELGSETGSADKQAAYEGKVTDEYRTRYLEWVDRCLADEPRAVTMAFADGTPVGYVFVLPETLSLIWDAAVLNELYVDPEYRGTDVADALMDAAVDVASEQDLPLDRLVLDVDADNERAYGFYERHGFDGWGEMVARDL, from the coding sequence ATGACCGTCGACGTTCGACCGTACGATCCGGAGACCGACCGCGAGGCGCTGTGGGAGTTCAAGCGAGCGTTCGAACTGGAACTCGGGAGCGAGACCGGGAGTGCAGACAAGCAGGCCGCCTACGAGGGAAAGGTGACCGACGAGTACCGAACGCGCTACCTCGAGTGGGTCGATCGCTGTCTCGCCGACGAGCCACGCGCGGTGACCATGGCGTTCGCCGACGGCACTCCCGTCGGCTACGTCTTCGTCCTCCCCGAGACACTCTCGCTGATCTGGGACGCGGCCGTCCTCAACGAGCTCTACGTCGATCCCGAGTACCGCGGTACGGACGTCGCCGACGCGCTGATGGATGCCGCCGTCGATGTGGCTAGCGAACAGGACCTCCCGCTCGATCGGCTGGTTCTCGACGTCGACGCCGACAACGAGCGCGCATACGGGTTCTACGAGCGCCACGGCTTCGACGGCTGGGGCGAGATGGTCGCCCGGGATCTCTGA
- a CDS encoding metal-dependent hydrolase, with protein sequence MPSTVVHVGLAGLLGIALLGDRFDTKAILVVLAATAALDLDTLIGMVWDGTHRAALHNIFVVLVPGAALYWDTRLRSESIVRTRLGPGGPRTLWATLGCLLFAHVLLDAFFNGVNLLWPLHDQFYDLSGKLYLSNHDGFVQTFVEFSTSEEGTRTVSESTTVGTTEDTHYRTGFDPGPQPEPEPERIFPIAYNGERFVVALAGYLAVGVRIFEDVRTGDTER encoded by the coding sequence ATGCCATCGACCGTCGTCCACGTCGGACTGGCTGGCCTTCTGGGCATCGCCCTGCTCGGCGACCGGTTCGACACGAAGGCGATCCTGGTCGTGCTGGCGGCGACGGCCGCACTCGATCTGGACACGTTGATCGGCATGGTGTGGGACGGAACCCACCGGGCAGCACTGCACAACATCTTCGTGGTCCTCGTCCCCGGCGCGGCGCTCTACTGGGACACCCGACTTCGATCGGAGTCGATCGTCCGGACTCGACTGGGGCCGGGCGGACCGCGTACCCTCTGGGCCACGCTCGGGTGTCTGCTCTTCGCTCACGTCCTGCTGGACGCGTTCTTCAACGGCGTCAACCTCCTCTGGCCGCTCCACGACCAGTTCTACGACCTCTCGGGGAAACTCTACCTCTCGAACCACGACGGGTTCGTCCAGACGTTCGTCGAGTTCTCGACGAGCGAGGAAGGCACGCGAACCGTCTCGGAGTCGACGACGGTCGGCACGACCGAGGACACACACTATCGGACCGGTTTCGATCCGGGTCCCCAGCCCGAACCCGAGCCTGAACGAATCTTCCCGATCGCGTACAACGGAGAGCGGTTCGTCGTCGCACTGGCCGGCTACCTCGCCGTCGGCGTTCGCATCTTCGAGGACGTCCGGACTGGTGACACCGAGCGCTGA
- a CDS encoding helix-turn-helix domain-containing protein, whose product MSDDGIKGALAEKMAGEVVLSSDPGATIRKWRTDFGISQTALADELDVSASVVSDYESGRRENPGIGVVGRIVSGLLAIDEHRGGERIRQYGNVLSAGFESDVVYDLREYATTRSLGELHDAVDATEVSSGSSDRISGHTVIDSIEAITRLSSDEFVRLYGQSTNRALVFTGVTRGESPLVALRVVTQTPNAVVLHGIDESELWDHAADLARIDGYSLAVSTAPLESMLETLAAME is encoded by the coding sequence ATGAGCGACGACGGGATCAAGGGTGCCCTCGCCGAGAAGATGGCCGGAGAGGTCGTCCTGTCGAGCGATCCCGGGGCGACGATTCGCAAGTGGCGGACGGACTTCGGCATCTCGCAGACGGCTCTCGCCGACGAACTCGACGTGTCGGCGTCCGTCGTCTCCGATTACGAGAGCGGCCGCCGAGAGAACCCCGGGATCGGCGTGGTCGGGCGCATCGTGTCCGGCTTGCTCGCCATCGACGAGCACCGCGGTGGCGAGCGGATCAGACAGTACGGGAACGTTCTCTCGGCGGGGTTCGAGAGCGACGTCGTCTACGACCTGCGAGAGTACGCGACGACCCGCTCGCTCGGGGAATTGCACGACGCCGTCGACGCGACCGAGGTATCGTCCGGGAGTTCCGATCGGATCAGCGGGCACACCGTCATCGACAGCATCGAGGCCATCACCCGCCTCTCTAGCGACGAGTTCGTCCGCCTGTACGGCCAATCGACCAACCGGGCGCTCGTCTTCACCGGCGTGACCCGCGGGGAGTCCCCGCTGGTCGCCCTCCGGGTCGTCACCCAGACGCCGAACGCTGTCGTCCTCCACGGGATCGACGAATCCGAACTCTGGGACCACGCGGCGGACCTCGCGCGAATCGACGGCTACTCGCTCGCCGTCTCTACCGCGCCGCTCGAATCGATGCTCGAGACGCTCGCCGCGATGGAGTGA
- the gcvH gene encoding glycine cleavage system protein GcvH, whose product MSFEIPADRRYRESHEWASESDGQVTIGISDFAQDELGDVVFVELPEVGDAIEQDENFGVIESIKAVSDLYAPVGGEVTAINEDLFDAPELVNDDPYGEGWMLELALDDDAELDDLLDAETYEAQVA is encoded by the coding sequence ATGAGCTTCGAGATCCCAGCGGACCGGCGCTACCGAGAATCGCACGAGTGGGCGAGCGAATCCGACGGACAGGTCACGATCGGCATCTCCGACTTCGCCCAGGACGAACTCGGCGACGTCGTCTTCGTCGAACTACCCGAGGTCGGTGACGCGATCGAACAGGACGAGAACTTCGGCGTGATCGAATCCATCAAGGCTGTCTCCGACCTCTACGCCCCCGTCGGCGGCGAGGTCACTGCCATCAACGAGGACCTGTTCGACGCTCCCGAACTCGTCAACGACGATCCCTACGGCGAGGGGTGGATGCTCGAACTGGCGCTCGACGACGACGCGGAACTCGACGACCTTCTCGACGCCGAGACGTACGAAGCGCAGGTCGCCTGA
- the gcvT gene encoding glycine cleavage system aminomethyltransferase GcvT, translated as MSLNAPPLRDVHEERGANFTEFGGWEMPVEFDSIRAEHEAVREDVGIFDVSHMGQLEISGPDGCELLDGLTSNDVARLDPGDSQYSTITAEDGTIIDDTVVYRLPDRDGDRVYLFVPNAGSDEATADRFRTHRDEWDLDATVSNETNEYGMVAVQGPEAPDAVAEAADDARTIDTLNRFEATAVPFDGVECWTARTGYTGEDGFELIFPAEESETIWGSFADTCQPCGLGARDTLRLEAGLLLSGQDFHPEENPRTPYEAGIGFTVSLDTDFVGRDALAEQHETGVTEKIVGFALEERGIARHGHEVVADDETIGTVTSGTMSPTLDRAIGLAYVPVEYADPGTEISVRVRGRTKKAKVEPIPFIDTV; from the coding sequence ATGTCGCTCAACGCGCCGCCGTTGCGGGACGTCCACGAGGAACGCGGGGCCAATTTCACCGAGTTCGGCGGGTGGGAGATGCCGGTCGAATTCGACTCCATCCGAGCGGAACACGAGGCCGTTCGCGAGGACGTCGGCATCTTCGACGTCTCGCACATGGGCCAGCTCGAGATCTCCGGTCCCGACGGCTGCGAGTTGCTCGACGGACTCACGTCGAACGACGTCGCACGCCTCGACCCGGGCGACTCACAGTACAGCACGATCACGGCCGAGGACGGCACGATTATCGACGATACGGTCGTCTATCGACTCCCCGACCGCGACGGCGACCGGGTGTACCTGTTCGTTCCGAACGCGGGGTCCGACGAGGCGACGGCCGACCGGTTCCGCACCCACCGCGACGAGTGGGACCTGGATGCGACCGTGTCGAACGAGACGAACGAGTACGGAATGGTGGCCGTACAGGGCCCCGAGGCACCCGATGCGGTCGCCGAGGCGGCCGACGACGCCAGAACGATCGATACCCTGAACCGATTCGAGGCGACCGCCGTCCCGTTCGATGGCGTCGAGTGCTGGACCGCCCGCACCGGGTACACTGGCGAGGACGGGTTCGAACTCATCTTCCCTGCCGAGGAGTCGGAGACGATCTGGGGGTCGTTCGCCGACACGTGCCAGCCCTGCGGACTGGGTGCCAGGGACACGTTACGCCTCGAAGCGGGGCTCTTGCTGTCCGGGCAGGACTTCCATCCCGAAGAGAACCCGCGAACCCCCTACGAAGCGGGTATCGGGTTCACCGTCTCGCTCGACACCGACTTCGTCGGCCGCGACGCGCTCGCCGAGCAGCACGAGACCGGTGTCACCGAGAAAATCGTCGGTTTCGCCCTCGAAGAGCGCGGCATCGCACGGCACGGTCACGAGGTAGTGGCGGACGACGAAACGATCGGTACGGTCACCAGCGGGACCATGAGTCCGACGCTCGATCGCGCCATCGGTCTCGCGTACGTCCCCGTCGAGTACGCAGACCCGGGGACCGAGATTTCGGTCCGGGTCCGTGGCCGAACGAAAAAGGCAAAGGTTGAACCCATCCCATTCATCGATACGGTATAA